Proteins from a single region of Palaemon carinicauda isolate YSFRI2023 chromosome 1, ASM3689809v2, whole genome shotgun sequence:
- the LOC137638272 gene encoding uncharacterized protein: MVKRLTPHLLKQSAFMREPLQVGLKIAVTLRFLATENSYQSLQYSIRVEASTICKFISEVCKAIISAYDKMLRCPKTEEAWKEVAAKFSSKWNYHNCLGAVDGKHIVIRKPRNAALTTTITRASTALY, translated from the coding sequence atggttaagaggttaaccccgcacctcctgaagcagtccgccttcatgagggaaccgcttcaagttggacttaAGATTGCTGTCACCCTTCGCTTTTTAGCCACtgaaaattcctatcaaagtctgcagtacagcatcagggttgaagcaagtaccatctgcaagttcatatccgaggtgtgtaaagccatcatctcGGCTTACGACAAaatgctgcgttgccccaaaactgaagaggcttggaaggaagttgctgccaagtTCAGCTCCaaatggaattaccacaactgtctgggggctgtggacggaaagcacattgtcATAAGGAAGCCACGCAATGCtgctcttactactacaattacaagggcttccacagcattgtactga